The Scyliorhinus torazame isolate Kashiwa2021f chromosome 7, sScyTor2.1, whole genome shotgun sequence genome has a window encoding:
- the dnttip2 gene encoding deoxynucleotidyltransferase terminal-interacting protein 2: MPRRWCSVRGNAGRKYPGGGFAVAPSRRGALRAGIMVQTRSGRQTQARKEAKSRLQTPVSQKKTRSSRVESQSESITESQPEEQQIVEEQQLIRAESQPCPKQAAELSDRLERNDQCSESDVIESNAETEKEKPNETETLETESQPCPEQATELRNRLQRNDQCSESEVVESNAEMEKPNETETHEANLIEIVEVDEGSDLDHEIEVQPCPEQLIEPNDRLGRSDQYLESNIVEINTETEKPNETETHEAHLIETEEGSDTDHETQSVTLTTITLQLSSDEDRGAVGAEDSEVLSEESNVDVISGPSVSPEPSAIPPATAKGSELFVIDKQPGVDHDRKYYLDLSEKEESGEEQEEDGESGEESGDQDEESEKEGDDDFIDEDDDDDILKTKSSLIKLSSSIDSGLNLKELGGLYISFDPNKQGPNSKAFKKLKEKKENDELLANTVLTPEFEKQESAPPLKESIRQLKKKRREERAKTTGDGWYDMKAPELTDELKNDLKALKMRAAIDPKRFYKKNDRVGFPKYFQVGKILDNAADFYHSRIPKKQRKQTMVEELLADADFRRYNKRKYQQIETERAAFAAGKKNRKKRKFTK; the protein is encoded by the exons GAGGCAAAATCCAGGTTACAGACACCAGTTAGTCAAAAAAAGACTAGGAGCAGCAGAGTTGAGAGCCAGTCAGAAAGCATTACTGAATCTCAACCTGAGGAACAACAAATTGTTGAAGAGCAACAGTTGATTCGGGCTGAATCGCAGCCCTGTCCAAAACAGGCAGCAGAACTGAGCGATCGGTTAGAAAGAAATGACCAATGTTCGGAGAGCGACGTCATAGAAAGCAATGCAGAAACAGAAAAGGAAAAGCCAAACGAAACAGAAACTCTTGAAACTGAATCGCAGCCCTGTCCAGAACAGGCAACAGAACTGAGGAATCGATTACAAAGAAATGACCAATGTTCGGAGAGCGAAGTTGTAGAAAGCAATGCAGAAATGGAAAAGCCAAACGAAACAGAAACTCATGAAGCTAATCTGATTGAAATAGTTGAAGTAGATGAAGGGAGCGATTTGGATCATGAAATCGAAGTACAGCCCTGCCCAGAACAGCTAATAGAACCGAATGATAGATTGGGAAGAAGTGACCAATATTTGGAAAGCAACATTGTCGAAATCAATACAGAAACGGAAAAGCCAAACGAAACAGAAACTCATGAAGCTCATCTGATTGAAACAGAAGAAGGGAGCGACACAGATCATGAAACCCAAAGTGTGACTCTAACCACTATCACCTTGCAGCTTAGCAGCGATGAAGACAGAGGCGCTGTAGGGGCTGAAGACAGTGAGGTGTTGTCGGAAGAATCCAACGTTGATGTTATATCTGGACCTAGTGTTTCACCTGAACCGTCTGCCATTCCTCCTGCCACAGCAAAGGGTAGCGAGCTATTCGTGATTGACAAGCAACCCGGAGTAGATCACGATAGAAAGTATTACTTAGACTTGAGTGAAAAGGAGGAAAGTggggaggaacaggaggaggacggcGAAAGTGGAGAAGAAAGTGGTGACCAAGACGAGGAGTCGGAGAAAGAGGGCGATGATGATTTTATCGATGAAGACGATGACGATGATATTTTGAAAACCAAGTCTAGTTT AATCAAATTGTCAAGCAGTATTGATTCAGGGCTAAATCTGAAGGAACTAGGTGGTCTGTACATAAGCTTTGACCCTAACAAACAGGGTCCCAATTCAAAAGCCTTTAAAAAGTTGAAAGAGAAAAAGGAAAATGATGAG CTGTTGGCAAATACTGTCCTGACACCAGAATTTGAAAAACAGGAAAGTGCTCCACCTTTAAAAGAATCTATTCGTCAACTGAAGAAAAAGCGCAGG GAAGAACGTGCAAAGACAACAGGGGATGGGTGGTACGACATGAAGGCTCCTGAACTAACTGATGAGTTAAAGAATGATCTGAAGGCTCTGAAAATGAGGGCTGCAATTGATCCCAAGCGTTTCTATAAGAAGAATGACCGTGTCGGCTTCCCTAAGTATTTCCAG GTTGGTAAAATTCTGGACAATGCAGCAGACTTCTATCACTCCCGTATTCCGAAGAAACAAAGAAAGCAGACAATGGTGGAGGAGCTTCTGGCAGATGCTGATTTCCGAAG gtaTAACAAGAGAAAATATCAGCAGATCGAGACAGAAAGGGCAGCTTTTGCTGCCGGCAAAAAGAATCGCAAGAAGAGGAAATTTACAAAGTAA